A genome region from Panacibacter microcysteis includes the following:
- a CDS encoding polysaccharide deacetylase family protein produces the protein MKKITTSLITILLLVYAHAQQQPARLIVRGDDMGYAHSGNEALIKCYTQGIEKSIEVIVPSPWFPEAVKMLADNPAVDVGIHLALTSEWDNVKWRPLTDCASLKDKDGYFYPMVFPNKNYPQQSIREQNWKIADVEKEFRAQIELALKKIPRISHISAHMGCTDISKEVSELTVKLAKEYSININLGDYNVEYIGFDGPHTTAAEKIDSFIKMLDKMKPGNTYLFVEHPGADNEELRAIHHIGYEHVAADRQGVTDLFTSEKVIAALKAKNIVLISYKDLLQQ, from the coding sequence ATGAAAAAAATCACAACCAGCCTTATTACCATTTTGTTACTGGTGTATGCACATGCCCAGCAACAGCCGGCCAGACTTATTGTACGCGGAGACGATATGGGTTACGCTCACAGTGGCAATGAAGCGCTGATCAAATGCTATACACAGGGCATCGAAAAATCTATCGAAGTAATTGTGCCTTCCCCGTGGTTCCCCGAGGCTGTTAAAATGCTGGCAGATAATCCTGCGGTTGATGTAGGTATTCACCTTGCGCTTACCAGCGAGTGGGACAATGTAAAATGGCGGCCACTTACAGATTGTGCCAGCCTGAAAGACAAAGACGGGTACTTCTACCCTATGGTTTTCCCAAACAAGAATTACCCACAACAATCTATACGTGAACAAAACTGGAAGATTGCAGATGTAGAAAAGGAATTTCGTGCGCAGATAGAACTGGCGCTCAAAAAGATTCCACGTATCAGTCACATATCTGCACACATGGGCTGCACAGATATTAGCAAAGAGGTAAGCGAACTAACAGTAAAGCTTGCAAAAGAATACAGCATCAATATTAACCTGGGCGATTATAACGTGGAATACATCGGCTTTGACGGACCACATACAACCGCCGCAGAAAAGATTGACAGCTTTATAAAAATGCTGGATAAAATGAAACCGGGCAATACCTATCTTTTTGTAGAACACCCGGGGGCAGACAACGAAGAGTTGAGGGCCATACATCACATAGGCTATGAACACGTAGCTGCTGACAGGCAGGGCGTAACAGACTTATTTACCAGTGAAAAAGTAATAGCCGCATTAAAAGCGAAAAATATAGTGCTGATCAGTTATAAGGATCTGCTGCAGCAATAA
- a CDS encoding ADP-ribosylglycohydrolase family protein has protein sequence MKKITFACISLFAIFTSYGQSKSVTLSKDVLHDKIKGGWAGQTIGVTFGGPYEFRYNGTFIGDYQRLMWKDGLLKDNMLNNAGLYDDLYMDLTFVDVFEKYGLDAPVDSFANAFAHAGYTLWHANQAGRYNILHGIKAPQSGAWQNNPHADCIDYQIEADFAGLMSPGMPNTASEISDKIGHIMNYGDGWYGGVYIGAMYALAFTSGDIPYIVKEGLKAIPAESQFYKCISDVITWHAKYPGDWKQTWLEVQKKYADDIGCPEGVFVPFNIDAKVNAAYVVMGLLYGKGDYTKTLEITTRCGQDADCNPSSAGGILGTVIGYNKIPAYWKQGLKEAESIDFKYTTISLNDVYEIGFKHALENIQRNGGSINSDNITILLQQPKAVQFEKSFDGIYPAEKFAVKLSGDKKSVSFDFEGTGFVLRGETAEWASNTAYVFDTELYIDGKLSESPQLPASYTTRRYELCWKYDLPKGRHHVEMKIKNPSAQYNFRVYEAIIYADKPVDGLLANIHAAQQ, from the coding sequence ATGAAAAAAATAACTTTTGCCTGTATAAGCCTGTTTGCCATATTTACTTCGTACGGTCAATCCAAAAGCGTTACGTTATCGAAAGATGTATTGCATGATAAAATAAAAGGTGGATGGGCCGGTCAAACCATAGGCGTTACATTCGGCGGGCCATATGAATTCCGATACAATGGTACATTTATAGGCGATTACCAGCGGTTGATGTGGAAAGATGGTTTACTGAAAGACAATATGCTGAATAATGCAGGCCTGTATGACGACCTGTATATGGATCTTACATTTGTGGATGTGTTTGAAAAGTACGGCCTTGATGCACCCGTTGATTCTTTTGCCAATGCATTTGCGCATGCCGGCTATACATTGTGGCATGCCAACCAGGCCGGGCGTTACAACATTCTGCATGGCATAAAGGCCCCGCAAAGTGGCGCATGGCAAAATAACCCGCATGCAGATTGTATAGACTACCAGATTGAAGCTGACTTTGCCGGCCTGATGAGCCCCGGCATGCCGAATACCGCATCTGAAATCAGCGATAAGATAGGTCACATTATGAACTACGGAGATGGTTGGTATGGTGGTGTTTACATAGGTGCCATGTATGCACTGGCGTTTACTTCTGGTGATATTCCGTACATCGTGAAAGAAGGCTTGAAAGCAATTCCTGCAGAAAGCCAGTTTTATAAATGCATCAGCGATGTAATAACCTGGCATGCCAAATACCCCGGCGACTGGAAACAAACATGGCTGGAAGTACAAAAAAAATATGCAGATGATATTGGCTGCCCGGAAGGCGTTTTTGTACCGTTTAACATTGATGCAAAAGTAAATGCGGCTTATGTGGTGATGGGGCTTTTGTATGGCAAAGGAGATTATACGAAAACGCTGGAAATAACCACGCGCTGCGGCCAGGATGCAGACTGCAACCCATCTTCAGCAGGCGGTATATTGGGAACGGTCATCGGCTACAATAAAATTCCCGCTTATTGGAAACAGGGTTTGAAAGAAGCAGAATCAATAGATTTTAAATACACTACCATCAGCCTTAATGATGTGTATGAGATAGGTTTTAAGCATGCGTTGGAAAACATTCAACGCAATGGCGGAAGTATAAACAGCGACAACATTACCATACTGCTGCAACAGCCTAAAGCAGTGCAGTTTGAAAAAAGCTTCGACGGTATTTATCCTGCAGAAAAATTTGCAGTAAAACTAAGCGGTGATAAAAAATCTGTCAGCTTCGACTTCGAAGGAACCGGCTTTGTATTAAGAGGTGAAACTGCTGAATGGGCAAGTAACACGGCGTACGTTTTTGACACTGAGTTGTACATAGATGGCAAGCTCAGCGAATCTCCCCAACTGCCTGCGAGCTATACTACCCGCCGCTACGAGTTATGCTGGAAATACGATCTGCCAAAAGGCAGGCACCATGTGGAGATGAAAATCAAGAACCCATCTGCACAATATAATTTCCGCGTGTATGAAGCCATCATTTACGCTGACAAACCGGTTGATGGATTGTTGGCCAACATACACGCAGCACAACAATAA
- the rbsK gene encoding ribokinase: MQKPSIVVVGSSNTDMVIKSPYLPKPGETILGGTFFMNAGGKGANQAVAAARLGGNVSFIAKVGNDVFGKEAVTGFQKEGIDTAYVFTDATQPSGVALINVDDNGENCIVVASGANAALSTTDIDNARDKIINASIVLVQLETPLTTVAHVAALANDYGVTIILNPAPATKLDDALLAHIAVITPNQHEAAMLTGIEVNDTASAKHAAKILHGKGVKTVIITLGADGALLYHNDFFTGVASPVVKAADTTAAGDVFNGALAVALAEGKSVQHAVAYACSAAAISVTRLGAQASAPYRNEVANPAE; this comes from the coding sequence ATGCAAAAACCTTCTATAGTAGTAGTTGGCAGTTCCAATACAGATATGGTGATCAAATCGCCTTACCTGCCAAAGCCGGGTGAAACAATCCTTGGCGGTACATTCTTCATGAATGCAGGCGGCAAAGGCGCCAACCAGGCTGTGGCAGCGGCAAGACTGGGCGGTAATGTTTCCTTTATAGCCAAAGTAGGTAATGATGTTTTTGGGAAAGAAGCTGTGACAGGTTTTCAAAAAGAAGGCATAGATACAGCTTATGTTTTTACAGATGCAACACAGCCTTCCGGTGTTGCATTGATCAATGTAGATGATAACGGTGAAAATTGCATAGTGGTTGCATCAGGCGCAAATGCCGCACTTTCAACAACAGATATCGATAATGCAAGAGATAAAATCATCAATGCATCAATTGTACTGGTACAGTTGGAAACGCCGCTAACTACAGTGGCTCATGTCGCCGCCCTGGCAAATGATTACGGGGTAACCATCATACTTAACCCTGCGCCTGCCACAAAGCTGGATGATGCATTACTGGCACATATTGCTGTAATAACACCTAACCAGCACGAGGCCGCCATGCTTACAGGTATTGAAGTAAATGACACTGCATCTGCAAAACATGCGGCGAAGATCCTGCATGGCAAGGGGGTTAAAACTGTAATCATTACATTGGGTGCAGATGGCGCATTACTGTATCACAACGATTTTTTTACCGGGGTTGCCTCACCTGTTGTAAAAGCCGCTGATACCACTGCCGCCGGTGACGTTTTCAACGGTGCGCTGGCAGTAGCGCTTGCAGAAGGTAAAAGTGTGCAACATGCCGTGGCGTATGCATGTAGTGCGGCTGCCATATCTGTTACACGTTTGGGTGCACAGGCTTCTGCACCTTACCGGAACGAGGTAGCAAATCCTGCTGAATAA